In Thermodesulfobacteriota bacterium, the genomic stretch GAAAAAAACATAGACTAATAGGGGAATAACAACTGCCGCTTGTGCGAAAGAGCGGCTTCCTAATAAATAATCTTGTCTTCCGACGAAGAGAACAGCAAGGGGAAGATTTGTTCTTATAAAGTGCGCCAATTTCTCGGCGCATCTCCCTAGAGTTGAGGATAAGATAGGGAAAATCTCCCAAAACTTACTCGGTAAAAAGATGAGGAGAGCCGCCATAGAAACCCAGGGAAAAAGACCCAACCTCATCGTTAAAAACAGGCCGAATTGAAACGAGCCGAAGGCTAATATGCCTAAAACCCGAAAAAGGCCATTTTTAAATGGAATAAAAAACAAAATAGAACCCAACGTCTCCAGCCAATAAACAGTGAATGTCATGGCCTTCATCAGATTGGGAAATTCATATAGAAGCGCACCAAGCCAGTGCCGATATTGTTCAGAACTCAACGCATAGTAAATAGCCGTAAAATCCCTACGCCATTCAAAACCGGTCTTTAGCAGGGCGGAAAATACATACATCATGACTATTTGAGCCATGAATGCTAGGGCCCCTGGAGAAAATAGCCTATCCGGATATTTTTTCTCTCCCGGCTTTAAATAAGCATCAACGGAAAATCTGGCCCCCCAGGGCATAAAAATTCCCCAGAATAAAAGACATCGGAATATAAAATCTTCTCCCTGTAGCACTAACGGGTTCCGGTTGTGGAGAGAAACGAGAAGGAGCCAGCTGACGATGGTAGACATTGTGGTTTGATAACCTACGAGAAGTAGAAAGGCGAAGGAAGCCGCAAGCGTGAAGAAGAACTGGACCGCGAATAAGCCACTTATCATGTGCAATGAAACATGCCACTGGTTCCAATGCAAATCCAAGAGGGCATTACGGGGCATAAGCCCGAAATCGGTATAATGAGCCTCAAGGGCTAGTGCTCGAATAAAAAGATCGACCAAAATAAGAAGTGAAAAAGCAATACGAGTTAGGGCAAGAGACCGCAGGTCAACATAGAAAGCTCTTTGAAATCGACCCAAAAACTTGTTCATATTTTCATTTTTGGATTTAAAAAGTTATGTCTAGTTTAATCTATAACGCCTCGCCATAAACACAAAGAGTATATGACCAGAGTTATAGATAATTCCCTAATCTTGTCCTCCAGCCTTGCCTATTCAACTATACTATGAAGAGGACAAAGTGTAAGTTCATCAGCAACTTTGGAGATAGTTAAGCCGAAAATTTTAAAAGCAAGGGGAGAGAAGCATCTCTCCCCTATATTTAAGTAACTAACAAACAAGGGCAATAAGCTGTTCAAGTAGCGGAATAACCGTACCTATAACAA encodes the following:
- a CDS encoding HTTM domain-containing protein, with protein sequence MNKFLGRFQRAFYVDLRSLALTRIAFSLLILVDLFIRALALEAHYTDFGLMPRNALLDLHWNQWHVSLHMISGLFAVQFFFTLAASFAFLLLVGYQTTMSTIVSWLLLVSLHNRNPLVLQGEDFIFRCLLFWGIFMPWGARFSVDAYLKPGEKKYPDRLFSPGALAFMAQIVMMYVFSALLKTGFEWRRDFTAIYYALSSEQYRHWLGALLYEFPNLMKAMTFTVYWLETLGSILFFIPFKNGLFRVLGILAFGSFQFGLFLTMRLGLFPWVSMAALLIFLPSKFWEIFPILSSTLGRCAEKLAHFIRTNLPLAVLFVGRQDYLLGSRSFAQAAVVIPLLVYVFFWNLSTIQHPPVSINRNLLWIGHFLRLDQKWDMFAPRPFTDDGWYVIPGTLRNGNIVDVFRDGAKISWEKPGDQHADYKTYRWHKYMWNLWLIVNSKDRLYYGKYLCRKWNREHQGQEQLITFDIYYLKEETLPNYKTKDIEKIHLWNHHCF